CACATCACCGTCCTGCTACATGAGACGGTGGACATGCTCGCCGCCGCCCCGGGCAAGCTCATCGTGGACTGCACGCTGGGCGGAGGAGGACACACGGAACTTCTGCTGGAACAGGGAGCCACCGTATGGGGCATTGACCGCGATCCGGACGCGCGCCGCGCCGCCGCGCTCAAGCTGGCCCGCTTCGGCTCGCGCTTCAAGGTGCTTGCCGGCAACTTCCAGGATGTGGAATCCCTTCTCGCCCAGCAGGGCGTTTCCCGGGTGGACGGCCTGCTGGCGGACCTGGGCGTTTCCTCCCACCAGCTTGACACCGCTTCCCGCGGCTTCTCCTTCCGGGAAGACGGCCCCCTGGACATGCGCATGGACACGCGCTCCGCCTTTTCCGCCCGTAACCTGGTGAATGAAGCCCCGGAAGAGGAACTTGCAGACATTCTCTGGCAGTACGGGGAAGAGCGGGCCTCCCGCGCCATCGCCCGCGCCATCGTGAAGGCCCGTGCCCAGGCCCCCATCACCACCACCGGACAGCTCGCGCGGGTGGTGGAATCCGTCTTGCCGCGCAAAGGCAGGCAACATCCGGGCACCCGCACCTTCCAGGCCCTGCGCATCGCCGTGAACGGAGAGCTGGACGCGCTGGACTCCCTGCTGAACTCCTCTGTGCGTCTGCTCGGCAAGGGGGGGCGCCTGACCATCATCACTTTCCACAGCCTGGAAGACCGCAGGGTCAAGCAATTCTTCGACCTGCGCAGCCGTCCGGAAATCGACCGTCCGGAATGGCCCGCCCCGCGCCCCAACCCGGACTACTGCTTCCGCCTGCTTTCCCGCAAGCCAGTTACTGCGGGAGAGGAAGAACTTTCAACCAACCCCCGTTCCCGCAGCGCCAAATTGCGCGGCGTGGAAAAAATCATCTGACACCGCTCTCCCGCTCCCACCATCATGAAAAAATTCAAACAGCGTTTCACCGGCCACCAGATCAGCGTGAGCATGATCATGTGGCTCATTGCCTTCGCCTCCCTTACCTGCGGCGCGGGCATCACCTATGCAGTCCTGAAAAACGACCAGGTCCAGGTTACGCGCGACATCAAGCAGATGAACGACGAAATCGCGTCCTGCGAACTTACCGGGGAATACTACCGTTCCAAGACCTCCTCCCTGACCAGCCGCTGGGCCATCCGCGACAGGCTGGCCCAGGACAAATCCAACCTTCAGCCCATCGACCCCGCAGCCGTAGAATACATTTCCCCGGAAAACGCCTCCCGCATCGCCGCGGCCGGCAACTAAACGCGTCGCGCCATTCATGACCACGCTCACGAAATCCAGATTCGCCAGAAGAAGCCTCGTCCTGTGCGGCGTGGCGGGCGCCGTGGTCATCTGGCTGATGCT
This genomic stretch from Akkermansia biwaensis harbors:
- the rsmH gene encoding 16S rRNA (cytosine(1402)-N(4))-methyltransferase RsmH, coding for MPPDPSTQSVHQADPFATLALRPGWLVSRLGIAARTGLDAEVTAYSIVFWLHDALPAQDMIAWQEQKARITAEMALAGQKGAYGKLGALSSDLNRAFEDHVELSLRAGAGAHIRTEAVQALADGISASTACRLLAWSICRNHVHVIAELTGEMGVDELVCSWKALAPAVNWESAYHAEALKAPEVGARLDELAAEIGEAETVAAPAPQEGEEGSAGNFRHITVLLHETVDMLAAAPGKLIVDCTLGGGGHTELLLEQGATVWGIDRDPDARRAAALKLARFGSRFKVLAGNFQDVESLLAQQGVSRVDGLLADLGVSSHQLDTASRGFSFREDGPLDMRMDTRSAFSARNLVNEAPEEELADILWQYGEERASRAIARAIVKARAQAPITTTGQLARVVESVLPRKGRQHPGTRTFQALRIAVNGELDALDSLLNSSVRLLGKGGRLTIITFHSLEDRRVKQFFDLRSRPEIDRPEWPAPRPNPDYCFRLLSRKPVTAGEEELSTNPRSRSAKLRGVEKII